The Chloroflexota bacterium genome includes the window GTGGAAGGAAAGAAGATCGCAGGCCTTGCCGATATCGACTCTCTGGGCGTTGATATAGAAAGGATCGATGTGGGAGGGCGCTATATTGCACCAGGTCTCATCGATATTCACACGCACGGTGCATTGGGCCATACTTTCAATGAACCGGATGCAGTGGCGTTTTCTGCTATTACCGAGGAGAACGCGAGACACGGTATTACCTCGTTGCTCGCAACTCTATCGACGGCACCAATCCCAAACCTGGTGCAATGTTTGGAGTTCAGTCGGCATTGGATGCATGCACGGCATGAAGGCGCTCAAATGCTTGGCGTCCATCTAGAAGGGCCCTATTTCAGCTTGGCACAGAAAGGTGCCCAAGACCCGCAAAACATCCGCACTCCGGATGATGACACGCCTGATATTCTCCTGAGGCACTCTGATGTAATTAGAATCATGACCTATGCGCCAGAGTTGCCGGGAGCGCTAGAACTCACAGCGAAGATAGCAGCGCTAGGCATTGTTCCAGCAGCGGGGCATAGTTCTGCCAAGGAAGAACATGTGCTAGCAGCGATGCAGGTTGGACTGCGCCACATCATCCATATCTGGAGTGGGCAATCAAGCACTGTGCGCGAAGGCCCCTGGCGCAAGCCCGGCCTCTTGGAAGCAGCGTTGGTCTTTGATGGGTTGACTGTGGAAATGATCTCGGATTGCAAGCACTTGCCTCCCACCTTGATGAAACTCGCAT containing:
- the nagA gene encoding N-acetylglucosamine-6-phosphate deacetylase; this translates as MMGQGIEQPKGRFALCNGQVILPQEIVTDKAVVVEGKKIAGLADIDSLGVDIERIDVGGRYIAPGLIDIHTHGALGHTFNEPDAVAFSAITEENARHGITSLLATLSTAPIPNLVQCLEFSRHWMHARHEGAQMLGVHLEGPYFSLAQKGAQDPQNIRTPDDDTPDILLRHSDVIRIMTYAPELPGALELTAKIAALGIVPAAGHSSAKEEHVLAAMQVGLRHIIHIWSGQSSTVREGPWRKPGLLEAALVFDGLTVEMISDCKHLPPTLMKLAYKCIGADRLCVISDATSGAGMPEGTRFRMGDMEYEVHDGVGMMLDRTAFAGSTTLINQMVPILVRAVGIPLVEAIRMATLTPARVIGFDNRKGSIAVGKDADLAIFDEDFTAWRTMIGGQWVYAA